The following are encoded together in the Zingiber officinale cultivar Zhangliang chromosome 8A, Zo_v1.1, whole genome shotgun sequence genome:
- the LOC122009734 gene encoding cysteine-rich receptor-like protein kinase 10 isoform X1: MARSQKFLKSLIEHFFDGTEAEGKEKEKEREREEEDLEAIASKERRVFRYEVLVAATRKFSPKNKLGEGGFGPVFRGRLEDGREVAVKRLGQASRQGTREFMNEAMLLAKVQHKNLVNLYGYCARGNDKLLVYEYVCNESLDKILFSREPNDGKKALLDWSRRFQVIAGVARGLMYLHEDAHTTIIHRDIKASNILLDEEWAPKIADFGMARLFPAEQTQVKTRVVGTNGYMAPEYVMHGSLSTKVDVFSFGVVLLELISGRKNASFAHLPEPHARSLLEWAWRLHRNGRSLELLDPSLKSAAFDGAEQVELCVHLGLLCVQCDPKLRPAMNRVVLVLTKRPRVLEDPTRPGMLFPRHRRHRGEAAACSSSPNPSSAESSATACATPNRLSLHKQPHTVQL, translated from the exons ATGGCTAGGTCCCAGAAATTCCTGAAGAGCCTCATCGAGCACTTCTTCGACGGAACTGAAG CAGAggggaaggagaaggagaaggagagggagagggaggaggagGACCTGGAGGCGATCGCGTCCAAGGAGCGGAGGGTCTTCCGGTACGAGGTGCTGGTGGCGGCCACCCGCAAGTTTAGCCCTAAGAATAAACTCGGCGAGGGCGGATTCGGGCCCGTCTTCAGG GGGCGGCTGGAGGATGGACGGGAGGTGGCGGTCAAGCGGCTGGGGCAGGCGTCGCGGCAGGGGACGAGGGAGTTCATGAACGAGGCGATGCTGCTAGCGAAGGTGCAGCACAAGAACCTGGTGAACCTCTACGGCTACTGCGCCCGCGGCAACGACAAGCTTCTCGTCTACGAGTACGTGTGCAACGAGAGCCTCGACAAGATCCTCTTCTCCA GAGAGCCGAATGATGGGAAGAAGGCGCTGTTGGACTGGAGTCGGCGGTTTCAGGTGATCGCCGGGGTGGCCCGAGGGCTGATGTACCTGCACGAGGATGCGCACACCACTATCATCCACCGCGATATCAAGGCCAGCAACATCCTGCTGGACGAGGAGTGGGCCCCCAAGATCGCCGACTTCGGAATGGCCCGCCTCTTCCCGGCGGAGCAGACCCAGGTGAAGACCCGCGTCGTGGGCACCAACGGCTACATGGCCCCTGAGTACGTCATGCACGGCTCTCTCTCCACCAAGGTCGACGTCTTCAGCTTCGGCGTCGTCCTCCTCGAGCTCATCTCCGGCCGCAAGAACGCCTCCTTCGCCCACCTCCCTGAACCCCACGCCAGAAGCCTTCTCGAATGG GCCTGGCGGCTACACAGGAATGGGCGGAGCCTGGAGCTGCTGGATCCGTCGCTGAAATCGGCCGCCTTCGACGGCGCGGAGCAAGTGGAGCTGTGCGTCCATCTCGGGCTTCTCTGCGTCCAGTGCGACCCCAAGCTGCGGCCGGCCATGAACCGCGTGGTGCTCGTCTTGACCAAGAGGCCGAGAGTGTTGGAAGATCCCACAAGGCCGGGGATGCTTTTTCCAAGGCATCGGAGACACCGAGGTGAGGCGGCGGCATGCTCCTCCAGCCCCAACCCTTCGTCGGCAGAATCTTCTGCCACCGCCTGCGCGACCCCCAATAGATTGTCTTTGCATAAGCAACCGCACACTGTGCAACTGTAA
- the LOC122009734 gene encoding cysteine-rich receptor-like protein kinase 10 isoform X2, translating to MARSQKFLKSLIEHFFDGTEEGKEKEKEREREEEDLEAIASKERRVFRYEVLVAATRKFSPKNKLGEGGFGPVFRGRLEDGREVAVKRLGQASRQGTREFMNEAMLLAKVQHKNLVNLYGYCARGNDKLLVYEYVCNESLDKILFSREPNDGKKALLDWSRRFQVIAGVARGLMYLHEDAHTTIIHRDIKASNILLDEEWAPKIADFGMARLFPAEQTQVKTRVVGTNGYMAPEYVMHGSLSTKVDVFSFGVVLLELISGRKNASFAHLPEPHARSLLEWAWRLHRNGRSLELLDPSLKSAAFDGAEQVELCVHLGLLCVQCDPKLRPAMNRVVLVLTKRPRVLEDPTRPGMLFPRHRRHRGEAAACSSSPNPSSAESSATACATPNRLSLHKQPHTVQL from the exons ATGGCTAGGTCCCAGAAATTCCTGAAGAGCCTCATCGAGCACTTCTTCGACGGAACTGAAG AggggaaggagaaggagaaggagagggagagggaggaggagGACCTGGAGGCGATCGCGTCCAAGGAGCGGAGGGTCTTCCGGTACGAGGTGCTGGTGGCGGCCACCCGCAAGTTTAGCCCTAAGAATAAACTCGGCGAGGGCGGATTCGGGCCCGTCTTCAGG GGGCGGCTGGAGGATGGACGGGAGGTGGCGGTCAAGCGGCTGGGGCAGGCGTCGCGGCAGGGGACGAGGGAGTTCATGAACGAGGCGATGCTGCTAGCGAAGGTGCAGCACAAGAACCTGGTGAACCTCTACGGCTACTGCGCCCGCGGCAACGACAAGCTTCTCGTCTACGAGTACGTGTGCAACGAGAGCCTCGACAAGATCCTCTTCTCCA GAGAGCCGAATGATGGGAAGAAGGCGCTGTTGGACTGGAGTCGGCGGTTTCAGGTGATCGCCGGGGTGGCCCGAGGGCTGATGTACCTGCACGAGGATGCGCACACCACTATCATCCACCGCGATATCAAGGCCAGCAACATCCTGCTGGACGAGGAGTGGGCCCCCAAGATCGCCGACTTCGGAATGGCCCGCCTCTTCCCGGCGGAGCAGACCCAGGTGAAGACCCGCGTCGTGGGCACCAACGGCTACATGGCCCCTGAGTACGTCATGCACGGCTCTCTCTCCACCAAGGTCGACGTCTTCAGCTTCGGCGTCGTCCTCCTCGAGCTCATCTCCGGCCGCAAGAACGCCTCCTTCGCCCACCTCCCTGAACCCCACGCCAGAAGCCTTCTCGAATGG GCCTGGCGGCTACACAGGAATGGGCGGAGCCTGGAGCTGCTGGATCCGTCGCTGAAATCGGCCGCCTTCGACGGCGCGGAGCAAGTGGAGCTGTGCGTCCATCTCGGGCTTCTCTGCGTCCAGTGCGACCCCAAGCTGCGGCCGGCCATGAACCGCGTGGTGCTCGTCTTGACCAAGAGGCCGAGAGTGTTGGAAGATCCCACAAGGCCGGGGATGCTTTTTCCAAGGCATCGGAGACACCGAGGTGAGGCGGCGGCATGCTCCTCCAGCCCCAACCCTTCGTCGGCAGAATCTTCTGCCACCGCCTGCGCGACCCCCAATAGATTGTCTTTGCATAAGCAACCGCACACTGTGCAACTGTAA